Proteins found in one candidate division TA06 bacterium genomic segment:
- a CDS encoding glycosyltransferase: MKLSIITAIHDQLAYNKLFYESLIKNTFHPFELIIINNNSTDGSGKYFKDHNAIVIDNQENVAYSKAQNMGLDVSTGQYLAFLNNDLYLSKHWDKKLIDYLEQYGLDIISPVGIENMETARATKAYMRKWRRVNLIQRFKTHLGLAYTKNDLRTLIRNMYGDWDKFTARRALKFKRFIYPGIAGNAILTNRRFFDIIGRWNEQVSSADYDLLIRSGKSQVETGRVQASAVAGDVFIHHFIKATTRVKDKQVETWNRLADVAEHYTAPDLYYLRRPLVSVIIAAKGRPGYFEKTLLSLKGQSEQDFEIIYFSDGAEPGYQSLADQYRRSFKHPIQTVPGIPGSNTGALANQAARMARGDYLVFLNGDRILHHRFIERHHARRKPGVFLWSSPVALTEEAANKLTNEAVISRSLENECFRQGQCDPSTVKYGSYSPFINRLLNLALSCGANILGAGDKPLANDHDFSLFKGDFYRVNGYDQGLAGPGRTYFDLLRRLLKAGIKPRSVNYEAIQYSLSRLDEKATNTAVDPGGTEDPGSYFTLNGLAKLKSLSDL; encoded by the coding sequence ATGAAATTATCTATCATCACGGCCATACACGATCAACTGGCATACAACAAACTGTTCTATGAATCGCTCATAAAAAACACCTTCCACCCCTTTGAGCTGATCATCATAAACAACAATTCCACCGACGGCTCCGGCAAGTATTTTAAAGATCACAACGCCATAGTCATCGACAACCAGGAAAACGTGGCCTACTCCAAGGCGCAGAACATGGGCCTGGACGTATCCACCGGCCAGTATCTGGCCTTTCTGAACAACGACCTGTATCTGTCAAAACACTGGGATAAAAAACTGATCGATTACCTGGAACAATACGGTTTGGACATCATCTCCCCGGTGGGGATCGAGAACATGGAGACCGCCAGGGCCACCAAAGCCTATATGCGGAAATGGCGGCGGGTAAATCTGATCCAGCGTTTTAAAACGCATTTGGGATTGGCCTACACAAAGAATGACCTGCGGACCCTGATCCGGAATATGTACGGCGACTGGGACAAATTCACGGCCAGGCGGGCGCTTAAATTCAAACGTTTCATCTATCCCGGTATTGCCGGGAATGCCATCCTTACCAACCGGAGGTTCTTTGACATCATCGGTAGGTGGAATGAGCAGGTCAGCTCCGCCGACTACGACCTGCTGATCCGTTCCGGCAAGAGCCAGGTTGAGACCGGCCGGGTGCAGGCCTCGGCGGTGGCGGGCGACGTGTTCATCCATCACTTCATCAAGGCCACCACCAGGGTCAAAGACAAGCAGGTTGAAACCTGGAACAGATTGGCTGACGTGGCCGAGCATTACACGGCCCCCGACCTGTATTACCTGAGGCGTCCCCTGGTGTCGGTCATAATTGCCGCCAAAGGCCGGCCCGGTTATTTTGAAAAGACCCTGCTGAGCCTTAAGGGTCAATCAGAACAGGATTTTGAGATCATATATTTCAGCGACGGAGCAGAACCGGGATATCAAAGCTTGGCCGATCAATACCGCAGATCGTTCAAACACCCCATCCAAACCGTTCCCGGCATCCCCGGCAGCAATACCGGAGCTTTGGCCAACCAGGCGGCCAGAATGGCGCGCGGAGACTATCTGGTCTTTCTTAACGGGGACCGGATACTCCACCACCGTTTCATTGAGCGCCATCATGCCCGGCGCAAACCAGGCGTTTTTTTATGGAGCAGCCCCGTCGCCTTAACGGAAGAGGCGGCAAACAAATTAACCAATGAAGCCGTTATCTCCAGATCTTTGGAAAATGAGTGTTTCCGGCAGGGGCAATGCGATCCCTCCACGGTAAAATACGGTTCCTACAGCCCTTTTATAAACCGGTTGTTAAATTTAGCTCTTTCCTGCGGCGCCAATATCCTTGGAGCCGGCGATAAACCGCTTGCAAACGATCACGATTTTTCCCTGTTCAAAGGCGACTTCTACCGGGTCAATGGTTATGACCAGGGACTGGCCGGCCCCGGCCGGACATATTTCGACCTGCTCCGGCGGCTGCTAAAAGCCGGAATAAAGCCGCGGTCAGTCAATTACGAAGCCATACAATACAGCCTGAGCCGTTTGGATGAAAAAGCAACAAACACGGCAGTGGATCCCGGCGGTACTGAAGACCCCGGTTCCTATTTTACCCTTAACGGTCTGGCCAAGCTAAAAAGCCTCTCAGATCTATGA
- the radA gene encoding DNA repair protein RadA, protein MKNKLTPKTNFVCQSCGFESSKWIGKCPSCQGWNTFVEELKRADLRPAKNKAFRQLAPSLPQTLSQIELKDGQRLLSGISEFDRVTGGGLVSGSLTLIGGDPGIGKSTLTLQLVDKLAASGQKVLYVSGEESLAQIKLRAQRLQVNSDNLLLLSETVLENVLETVRKLSPDILVMDSIQTIYRTDLDSAPGSVGQVRECGAELMRLAKTDNVATILIGHVTKEGVIAGPRTLEHMVDTVLYLEGERHHAYRILRSVKNRFGSTNEIGVFEMQETGMVEVSNPSKVFLSERTREIPGSTVVCSLEGTRPLLVEIQALVSPASYGNPQRVPTGFNHRRLSMLLAVLERRAGLNLGMHDVFANIAGGLKLEEPAVDLGIAAAVASAFKNKNADPDTAVVGEIGLGGEIRSVSQLGKRINEAQKLGFKRMIIPAHNQRAAGNSRIQLIEVRFLSEALQALIA, encoded by the coding sequence ATGAAAAACAAGCTCACCCCCAAAACCAATTTCGTCTGCCAGTCCTGCGGGTTCGAAAGCTCCAAATGGATCGGCAAGTGCCCGTCCTGCCAGGGCTGGAACACCTTTGTGGAAGAGCTCAAGCGGGCCGACCTCCGTCCTGCCAAGAACAAGGCTTTCCGGCAGCTGGCCCCTTCACTCCCCCAGACCCTGAGTCAGATCGAGCTGAAGGACGGCCAGCGCCTGCTCTCCGGCATCTCGGAATTCGACCGGGTCACCGGCGGCGGGCTGGTATCAGGCTCGTTGACCCTGATCGGCGGAGATCCCGGCATCGGCAAGTCCACCCTCACTTTACAACTGGTGGACAAGTTGGCCGCTTCCGGCCAAAAAGTGCTTTACGTCTCCGGCGAGGAATCTTTGGCCCAGATCAAACTGAGGGCCCAGCGTTTGCAGGTCAACTCGGACAATTTGTTATTGTTGTCCGAGACCGTTCTGGAGAACGTGCTGGAAACGGTCCGCAAGCTCTCCCCCGATATTTTGGTGATGGATTCCATCCAGACCATCTACCGGACCGACCTGGATTCGGCTCCCGGTTCGGTGGGGCAGGTCCGGGAATGCGGGGCCGAGCTGATGAGGCTGGCCAAAACGGATAACGTGGCCACCATTCTGATCGGCCATGTCACCAAAGAGGGCGTCATCGCCGGGCCCCGGACCCTGGAGCACATGGTGGACACCGTGCTTTATCTGGAGGGCGAACGGCACCACGCCTACCGGATCCTGCGTTCGGTCAAGAACCGTTTTGGTTCCACCAACGAGATCGGAGTCTTCGAGATGCAGGAAACAGGAATGGTGGAAGTTTCCAATCCCTCAAAAGTATTTCTGTCGGAGCGCACCCGGGAAATACCGGGATCAACCGTGGTCTGCTCGCTGGAGGGCACCCGCCCCCTGCTGGTGGAGATCCAGGCCCTGGTGTCTCCGGCCTCCTACGGCAATCCCCAGCGGGTTCCCACCGGATTCAATCATAGAAGACTGTCCATGCTTCTGGCGGTGCTGGAGCGCCGGGCCGGGTTGAATCTGGGAATGCACGATGTCTTTGCCAACATCGCCGGGGGCTTAAAACTGGAGGAGCCGGCCGTGGATCTGGGTATCGCCGCCGCCGTGGCCTCGGCCTTCAAGAACAAGAACGCCGACCCCGATACCGCGGTGGTCGGCGAGATAGGACTGGGCGGAGAGATCCGGAGCGTCAGCCAGCTGGGCAAAAGGATCAATGAAGCCCAGAAACTTGGTTTCAAAAGGATGATCATCCCGGCCCATAACCAGCGGGCCGCCGGAAATTCCAGGATCCAGCTGATCGAGGTCCGCTTTCTTTCCGAAGCCCTGCAGGCGCTGATAGCATAA
- a CDS encoding GNAT family N-acetyltransferase, whose product MKIRKLTIKDYPELIRLWDRAKLPAKPKGRDSRAHIAKEMACNPDFFIGAFEQDMMTGAIIASHDGRKGWLNRIAVDPDYRRHGLAQKLTMAGEKALRKRGIKIFGLLIHEYNTASLKLAQKMGYKVHNDILYLTKRNGDHI is encoded by the coding sequence ATGAAGATCAGAAAACTTACCATCAAAGACTATCCCGAGCTGATCCGTCTTTGGGACCGGGCCAAACTGCCCGCCAAGCCCAAAGGCCGCGACAGCCGGGCCCATATCGCCAAAGAGATGGCCTGCAACCCCGATTTTTTCATAGGAGCCTTTGAGCAGGACATGATGACCGGCGCCATCATCGCTTCCCATGACGGCCGCAAGGGCTGGCTGAACCGGATCGCGGTGGATCCCGACTACCGCCGCCATGGCCTGGCCCAAAAACTGACCATGGCCGGAGAAAAGGCATTGAGAAAACGCGGCATCAAGATATTCGGACTGCTGATCCACGAGTACAACACCGCTTCGCTGAAGCTGGCCCAGAAGATGGGATATAAGGTCCACAATGACATCTTGTATCTTACCAAAAGAAACGGAGATCACATCTAA
- the ispD gene encoding 2-C-methyl-D-erythritol 4-phosphate cytidylyltransferase, which yields MPYVSAIIVAAGSGVRLGAGVPKAFVRLNGQPMVEYSLQAFQECQSVAEIILVKPAFYQINGLRYFGKYSKLSAIVSGGKERLDSVRSGLNMVAPGLRVILIHDAARPLIRAEQITAVARAAEKHGAAILAAPVTDTIKKTSGGRITGTVDRSQLWRAQTPQGFKMPVLQRSHFNRKNIPATDDSQLVEMIKVKVRIVPGNDGNIKVTTPLDLEIASWLLKKKK from the coding sequence ATGCCTTATGTATCTGCCATCATCGTGGCCGCCGGCAGCGGAGTAAGGCTGGGGGCTGGGGTTCCCAAGGCTTTTGTCAGGTTGAACGGACAACCGATGGTGGAATATTCCCTGCAGGCCTTTCAGGAATGCCAAAGCGTTGCGGAGATCATTCTGGTGAAACCGGCCTTCTATCAGATCAACGGTTTGAGGTATTTCGGCAAATACTCCAAACTTTCGGCCATCGTATCCGGCGGCAAAGAACGGCTGGACTCGGTCCGGTCCGGTTTGAACATGGTTGCCCCGGGGTTAAGGGTCATTTTGATCCACGACGCCGCCCGGCCCCTTATCCGGGCGGAGCAGATAACAGCCGTGGCCAGGGCCGCCGAAAAGCACGGGGCCGCTATCCTGGCCGCCCCGGTCACCGACACCATCAAGAAAACCAGCGGCGGCAGGATCACCGGTACGGTGGACCGCTCCCAATTATGGCGGGCTCAGACCCCCCAGGGGTTTAAAATGCCGGTTCTGCAAAGATCCCATTTTAACCGGAAAAATATCCCCGCCACCGACGACAGTCAGTTGGTGGAAATGATCAAGGTAAAGGTCCGCATCGTCCCCGGAAACGATGGAAATATCAAAGTAACAACACCTTTAGACCTGGAGATCGCGTCATGGCTGTTAAAAAAGAAAAAATGA
- a CDS encoding 2-C-methyl-D-erythritol 2,4-cyclodiphosphate synthase, whose product MRIGLGYDIHRLVKGRKLTLGGVTIPYPKGLLGHSDADLLCHAIADSLLGAAALGDIGQHFPNTDKRYKDISSLILLKYVLILTRKAGYTINNIDCMIAAEAPRLAPHITAMRRNLASALKLRSSQVSVKATTNEGLDDIGKGRGIWAQAVCLLETIK is encoded by the coding sequence ATGAGAATAGGACTTGGTTACGACATCCACCGCCTGGTCAAAGGCCGCAAGCTGACCTTGGGCGGGGTAACCATCCCTTATCCCAAGGGGCTTTTGGGGCACTCCGACGCCGATTTGCTGTGCCATGCCATTGCCGACAGCCTGCTGGGAGCAGCGGCCCTGGGCGACATCGGACAGCATTTCCCCAACACCGACAAGCGCTACAAGGATATCTCCAGCCTGATATTATTAAAGTATGTTTTAATACTGACCCGAAAGGCAGGTTATACCATCAATAACATTGACTGCATGATCGCGGCCGAAGCGCCCAGGCTGGCTCCCCACATCACGGCCATGCGGAGAAACCTTGCCTCCGCCCTGAAGCTAAGGTCATCGCAGGTCTCGGTAAAAGCCACTACCAACGAAGGACTGGACGACATCGGGAAAGGCCGGGGCATCTGGGCCCAGGCGGTCTGCCTGCTGGAGACGATCAAATGA
- a CDS encoding DedA family protein translates to MSMEQLANTLASQGGWWAYLTIFTATFLEGVFPPAPSDVVVIFCAILVGQNQLHWFPGFLSAFLGGSLGALLVYWIGIKKGRDYFLSKPRPFLSPSRLILMEGHFARYGNLILALNRAVVGGRSFGFLIAGLTGYSFKKVLLYGLPGIALWYGLLFCLGIFFGAQAKQFVNVIIIVVMSLLALSLVSALVTKKLIK, encoded by the coding sequence ATGAGCATGGAGCAACTGGCCAATACTCTGGCCTCCCAGGGCGGCTGGTGGGCCTATCTGACCATTTTTACTGCCACCTTTCTGGAAGGCGTTTTTCCTCCCGCCCCCAGCGATGTGGTGGTCATCTTTTGCGCCATACTGGTGGGCCAGAATCAGCTTCACTGGTTTCCCGGATTCCTGTCGGCTTTTCTGGGGGGATCGCTGGGCGCCCTTTTGGTTTATTGGATCGGAATTAAAAAAGGCCGGGACTATTTTCTATCCAAGCCCCGCCCCTTTCTTTCGCCCTCCAGGCTTATCCTGATGGAAGGTCATTTTGCCAGATACGGAAACCTGATCCTGGCTCTGAACCGGGCCGTGGTAGGCGGCCGCTCCTTCGGGTTTTTGATTGCTGGATTGACCGGCTACAGTTTTAAAAAGGTATTGCTTTACGGCCTGCCCGGGATCGCCCTGTGGTATGGGCTGCTGTTCTGCCTGGGTATTTTCTTCGGCGCCCAGGCCAAGCAATTCGTCAACGTCATAATCATAGTGGTGATGTCCCTGCTGGCCTTGAGCCTGGTCTCGGCCCTGGTCACCAAAAAACTGATAAAATAG
- a CDS encoding HU family DNA-binding protein — MNKSELIEIVAKETCTKVEAAKAVSGVFDAIAKALKKGDTVTLVGFGTFSVKKRKARIGRNPQTGKEIKIAAKKVPAFKAGKELKDTVR, encoded by the coding sequence ATGAATAAATCGGAGTTAATCGAGATTGTCGCAAAAGAAACTTGCACCAAGGTCGAGGCAGCCAAAGCCGTCAGCGGCGTGTTTGATGCCATCGCCAAAGCTTTGAAGAAAGGCGACACGGTTACTTTGGTGGGATTCGGAACTTTCTCGGTCAAGAAAAGAAAGGCCAGGATCGGACGCAATCCCCAGACCGGCAAAGAGATCAAGATCGCTGCCAAGAAGGTCCCGGCTTTCAAGGCCGGCAAAGAACTAAAGGACACCGTGAGATAA
- the priA gene encoding primosomal protein N': protein MSSANLKYAEVALPLPGSRPFTYEVPEKMSDSICPGMRVRVPLGSREMMGYVVALSGNTNHKAKLILEIPDQEPVLTPGLLELTGWAASYYGCAWGEAIRAALPPGLAARQKALISLREKAVSGDEELEDLGLLNLLKERGETAEYYLLQRFGFGIKQVINRLAAKGTLEKRLAWQKTVMAKKQRWLVFNALAELPARALKQRALLEKLSREKEIHPAGILNGQTAAAALVKKGLARWESRQSFRLPLTDYAETTKAEPVLTGEQSQALELISRDLEQRKFRVNLIHGVTGSGKTELYLQAARQAIKSGLSVLILVPEIGLTSQMISRAQSKLGQVALWHSGMSQGERLDTWEMVRQGKVRVVVGTRSAVFAPLKYLGLIVVDEEHDPSYKQSDARPYYHARDLAIVRAKAEEATVILGSATPSVESYHKAVAGKFRLFSWEKRAGKSKLPQVVLVDLKSQLSGSGLISAQLEQAIGETLNNKNQVMLLLNRRGFAPYVQCRRCGQIVNCPNCSISLTYHLKGPKMLCHYCGYTRRPVDACPACHSGDFVFNAKGVQGLEEELEKKFPKAGVLRMDADTTVRRGAHQRLLQSFYNKEAMILLGTQMIAKGHDFPGVSLVGIINVDDILGLPDFRSQERAFQLVSQMAGRAGRGEQSGLVMVQTRLPDNPVMVWAKDHDYLGFWKQETKDRMEHCYPPFSHLALITVSAGQEQQGMSFAGEMGKQAQGFKGEAELLGPAPSPVFRLKGRYRWQLLIKAPRPSALQSAIRCLDLPLPPGVRISVEIDPVSLF from the coding sequence TTGTCAAGTGCCAATTTAAAATACGCCGAAGTGGCTCTGCCGCTGCCTGGAAGCCGTCCCTTTACTTATGAGGTCCCGGAGAAAATGTCTGACAGCATTTGCCCGGGGATGCGGGTGCGGGTTCCTTTGGGCAGCCGGGAGATGATGGGCTATGTGGTAGCTCTGTCCGGAAACACCAATCACAAAGCCAAACTTATATTGGAAATCCCTGATCAGGAGCCAGTATTAACTCCAGGCCTGCTGGAACTTACCGGCTGGGCCGCTTCTTATTACGGCTGCGCCTGGGGCGAGGCCATCCGGGCCGCCCTGCCTCCGGGGCTGGCTGCCAGGCAAAAGGCGCTGATCTCCCTTAGGGAAAAGGCAGTGAGCGGTGATGAAGAGTTGGAAGACTTGGGCCTGTTGAATCTGCTAAAGGAACGGGGAGAGACTGCTGAATATTATCTCCTTCAGCGTTTTGGTTTCGGGATCAAACAGGTGATCAACCGGCTGGCGGCCAAAGGAACTCTGGAAAAAAGGCTGGCCTGGCAAAAAACAGTTATGGCCAAAAAACAAAGATGGCTGGTTTTCAACGCTCTGGCAGAACTCCCGGCCCGGGCTCTCAAACAAAGAGCGCTGCTGGAAAAGTTAAGCCGGGAAAAGGAAATACACCCGGCCGGGATTTTAAACGGCCAGACCGCAGCCGCAGCATTGGTAAAAAAAGGTTTGGCCCGCTGGGAGAGCCGCCAGTCGTTCAGGTTGCCCCTGACTGACTATGCTGAAACAACCAAAGCCGAACCAGTCCTGACCGGTGAACAATCCCAGGCTCTGGAACTGATCAGCCGGGATCTGGAACAAAGAAAATTCAGGGTGAACCTGATTCACGGCGTTACCGGTAGCGGCAAGACAGAACTCTACCTTCAGGCTGCCCGGCAGGCAATCAAATCGGGACTTTCGGTGCTGATACTGGTTCCGGAGATAGGGCTGACATCGCAGATGATATCCCGGGCCCAGTCCAAGCTGGGGCAGGTGGCTCTGTGGCACAGCGGGATGAGCCAGGGCGAAAGGCTGGATACTTGGGAAATGGTAAGGCAGGGAAAAGTGCGGGTGGTGGTGGGAACACGTTCGGCGGTCTTTGCCCCGCTAAAATACCTGGGCCTGATAGTGGTGGACGAGGAGCACGATCCTTCGTACAAACAATCGGACGCCCGGCCGTATTATCACGCCAGGGACCTGGCCATTGTAAGGGCCAAGGCCGAAGAGGCCACGGTAATACTGGGCTCGGCCACCCCCTCGGTGGAAAGCTATCACAAAGCAGTAGCCGGAAAATTCAGACTGTTCAGTTGGGAAAAGAGGGCGGGAAAGTCAAAACTGCCGCAAGTTGTCTTGGTAGACCTGAAATCCCAGCTATCGGGGTCGGGCCTTATTTCGGCTCAATTGGAACAGGCCATCGGGGAGACTTTAAATAATAAAAATCAGGTGATGCTGCTTTTAAACCGGAGGGGTTTTGCTCCTTATGTCCAGTGCCGCCGCTGCGGGCAGATCGTCAATTGTCCCAATTGCAGCATCAGCCTGACCTATCATCTTAAGGGTCCCAAGATGCTCTGTCATTACTGCGGATATACCCGTAGACCAGTGGATGCATGTCCGGCCTGCCATTCTGGTGATTTTGTTTTCAACGCCAAAGGGGTTCAGGGGCTGGAAGAGGAGCTTGAGAAAAAGTTTCCCAAAGCCGGAGTGCTGCGGATGGACGCCGATACCACAGTGCGCAGAGGGGCGCATCAACGTTTGCTGCAGAGCTTCTACAATAAGGAAGCCATGATCCTGCTGGGAACCCAGATGATAGCCAAGGGGCATGATTTTCCAGGGGTCTCGCTGGTGGGCATTATCAACGTGGACGACATATTGGGCCTGCCCGATTTCAGGTCGCAGGAAAGGGCCTTTCAACTGGTCTCCCAGATGGCCGGCCGGGCCGGCCGGGGCGAACAGTCAGGGCTGGTGATGGTTCAGACCAGGCTTCCCGATAATCCGGTGATGGTCTGGGCCAAAGATCACGACTATCTCGGATTTTGGAAACAGGAGACCAAGGACCGTATGGAACACTGCTATCCACCGTTCTCCCATCTGGCCTTGATAACGGTCTCGGCCGGCCAGGAACAGCAGGGGATGAGCTTTGCCGGTGAGATGGGTAAGCAGGCGCAGGGCTTCAAAGGCGAGGCCGAATTGCTGGGACCGGCCCCTTCCCCGGTGTTCCGCCTTAAGGGAAGGTACCGCTGGCAGCTTCTGATTAAAGCTCCCCGGCCCTCGGCCCTGCAGTCTGCGATAAGGTGCCTGGATCTCCCGTTGCCCCCCGGCGTCAGAATCAGCGTAGAGATTGATCCAGTGTCGTTGTTTTAA
- a CDS encoding NHL repeat-containing protein: MNDILKYYLALLLLLPVWARADFGDNPGEYSFPTGVALDGQGHIYVTELGNDRIQKFSPELEPLQSWGRFGQDSADFDDPVSLTIAPDGNIYTVDSGNRRILVSGQEGGLLYQLPLPDSSRCYGIVIAANGNIYLSDQAQDMIYILSPEGLLLETIGQPGSQPGQLRKPRGLVFDGEGRLYVVDTGNNRICVFSPQGEYLSSWGTYGENEGEFDSPSGIALSASGQIFVTDSGNDRFQEFSLEGVFQSTGGGSGSEPNQFYNPQGITLDDSGNLYIVDCDNHRIQLFNTQ, from the coding sequence ATGAATGACATATTGAAATATTATTTGGCCCTGCTGTTGTTGTTGCCGGTTTGGGCCCGAGCCGATTTCGGAGACAACCCCGGCGAATATTCCTTCCCCACCGGGGTGGCGCTGGACGGACAGGGCCACATCTATGTAACGGAGCTGGGCAATGACCGGATCCAAAAATTCAGCCCCGAGCTTGAGCCTCTGCAAAGCTGGGGCCGTTTTGGACAGGACTCGGCTGATTTTGACGACCCGGTCTCGCTGACCATTGCCCCCGACGGCAACATCTACACGGTGGACAGCGGCAACCGCCGGATACTGGTATCCGGCCAGGAAGGCGGCCTATTGTACCAGCTGCCCCTCCCAGATTCATCCCGCTGTTACGGGATCGTCATCGCCGCCAACGGCAATATCTATCTCAGCGACCAAGCGCAGGACATGATCTACATCTTGAGCCCCGAAGGACTGCTGCTGGAAACGATCGGACAGCCAGGCAGCCAGCCCGGTCAGCTGCGCAAACCCCGGGGCCTGGTCTTTGACGGTGAAGGCCGTCTTTATGTGGTTGACACCGGCAATAACCGGATTTGCGTCTTCTCTCCCCAGGGAGAATATCTTTCCAGCTGGGGGACCTACGGCGAAAATGAAGGAGAATTTGATTCGCCCTCCGGCATCGCCCTTAGTGCCAGCGGGCAGATCTTCGTCACCGATTCGGGCAATGACCGTTTTCAGGAATTTTCGCTGGAAGGCGTTTTTCAAAGCACCGGCGGAGGCAGCGGCAGCGAACCCAATCAGTTCTATAATCCCCAGGGAATTACTTTAGACGATAGCGGGAACCTGTACATCGTAGATTGCGACAATCACCGGATACAGTTATTCAACACCCAGTAA
- a CDS encoding LptE family protein has translation MKVGNKKTPPRGLMFWPGWLLLLGLSGCYSFHSGRLPFKTMGVPVAANATGDYRLPDLITKSVMTAITRDGSVKLAEPEKSEGVMDIEIKSYSRDPLKYSAQEVVSEYKITITAAVTVKNDQGKVLWENLALSAWSTYLPDQEEERVGIGKASDKLAEEIIRQAFENW, from the coding sequence ATGAAAGTCGGAAATAAAAAAACGCCACCCCGCGGCCTGATGTTTTGGCCGGGATGGCTTTTGTTGCTTGGCTTGTCCGGTTGTTACTCTTTTCACAGCGGCCGGCTGCCCTTCAAAACAATGGGGGTGCCGGTGGCCGCCAATGCCACCGGAGATTACCGGCTGCCGGACCTGATAACCAAGTCGGTGATGACCGCCATTACCAGGGACGGATCGGTGAAGTTGGCGGAGCCCGAGAAGTCCGAAGGGGTGATGGACATAGAAATCAAAAGCTACAGCAGGGATCCCCTTAAATACAGCGCCCAGGAAGTGGTCTCGGAATACAAGATCACCATTACGGCGGCGGTGACCGTTAAAAATGACCAAGGCAAGGTCCTCTGGGAGAACCTTGCCTTAAGCGCCTGGAGCACTTACCTTCCGGATCAGGAAGAGGAAAGAGTGGGGATCGGGAAGGCCTCGGATAAGCTGGCCGAGGAAATAATCAGGCAGGCTTTTGAGAATTGGTGA
- the rlmD gene encoding 23S rRNA (uracil(1939)-C(5))-methyltransferase RlmD, producing MLKKGDIIELGLDSMACGGDAVGRHLGQTVFVPYGLPGDQVRVRVFDAHQKYCRAAIVSIVNHSPQRIKPACLYFGDCGSCQWQMMDHPRQLEHKKTILEQTLARIGGIKDAGIEVLSEGSPWHYRNKAQYPVSQSKGKLVIGYYRQGSHQVVPIDECPIIQPGLNRVFQQAREILLTAKVPGYDELTNNGILRHLVLRYGQYQDKISLTLVCTKDKIYPEVIESLSAISGVVSVWLNLNAEPGNTILGKKWKLLSGENQMEEELDGIRYKLSAGSFWQVNQLTAGVLYRRIKDELQLTGRQQAVDLYCGAGAISLQLAAAAGKVLGIESSTQAVDDARDSARMNGITNAEFMAGPAEVLLGKVQQADAVVCDPPRSGLRPEVIRELTRLKPQKIAYLSCDPATLARDLKEIIKSDYLLTGICLADMFPQTYHIETLAFLQRK from the coding sequence ATGCTAAAAAAGGGGGATATCATTGAACTGGGGCTGGACAGCATGGCTTGCGGCGGGGATGCGGTAGGGCGGCATCTGGGACAAACGGTATTCGTGCCCTACGGGCTGCCCGGCGACCAGGTGCGGGTCCGGGTATTTGACGCCCACCAGAAATACTGCCGGGCCGCGATAGTATCCATCGTCAACCATAGTCCCCAGCGGATCAAGCCAGCCTGCCTCTATTTCGGGGACTGTGGCAGCTGCCAGTGGCAGATGATGGATCATCCCCGCCAGCTGGAGCACAAAAAAACAATCCTGGAACAGACCTTGGCCAGGATCGGCGGCATCAAGGATGCCGGGATCGAGGTCCTGTCAGAAGGCTCCCCCTGGCATTACCGCAACAAGGCCCAGTACCCGGTTTCCCAGTCCAAAGGCAAACTAGTCATCGGCTATTACCGGCAGGGCAGCCACCAGGTGGTTCCGATCGACGAATGCCCCATCATCCAGCCCGGTTTAAACCGGGTTTTCCAGCAAGCCCGGGAGATCCTGTTGACCGCAAAGGTGCCGGGATATGATGAACTGACCAACAATGGGATATTGAGGCACTTGGTCCTTCGTTACGGCCAGTATCAGGATAAAATATCATTGACCCTGGTCTGTACCAAGGACAAAATATATCCGGAAGTGATAGAATCGTTGTCCGCCATTTCCGGAGTTGTTTCGGTATGGTTGAATCTGAATGCCGAGCCTGGCAACACCATCCTGGGAAAAAAATGGAAACTGTTGTCCGGAGAAAACCAGATGGAAGAAGAACTGGACGGGATCAGGTACAAGCTCTCGGCCGGATCTTTCTGGCAGGTGAACCAGCTTACGGCCGGAGTGCTGTACCGCCGGATAAAAGATGAACTGCAGTTGACCGGCCGGCAGCAGGCGGTTGATCTTTATTGCGGGGCCGGAGCCATCTCCCTGCAGCTGGCTGCAGCGGCTGGCAAGGTGCTGGGAATAGAGTCTTCGACCCAGGCGGTGGATGACGCCAGGGACAGCGCCAGAATGAACGGGATCACCAATGCCGAGTTCATGGCCGGCCCGGCCGAAGTGCTTTTGGGAAAAGTTCAGCAGGCCGACGCAGTGGTCTGCGATCCGCCCCGCAGCGGTCTGCGGCCGGAAGTGATCCGGGAACTGACCAGGCTCAAGCCCCAAAAGATAGCTTATCTTTCCTGCGATCCGGCCACTTTGGCCCGTGATCTGAAGGAGATCATCAAATCGGATTATCTGTTAACCGGGATATGTCTGGCCGATATGTTTCCTCAGACCTATCATATAGAAACTTTGGCTTTTTTGCAAAGGAAATAG